From Aliarcobacter butzleri, the proteins below share one genomic window:
- the rplF gene encoding 50S ribosomal protein L6 — MSRIGKKPITIPAGIEVTVNGTLISVKKGNNVSTVETHGRVGIEVANGQVILTRNGDTKESSAFWGTYRALTANAINGLHEGFTKSLEINGVGYRATLKGDILELALGYSHPINYEIPKGLEITVEKNIVSVKGADKQQVGQAAAIIRGFRKPEPYKGKGVKYTDEKIIRKAGKTSKK, encoded by the coding sequence ATGTCAAGAATTGGTAAAAAACCTATCACAATTCCAGCAGGAATTGAAGTAACAGTAAATGGAACACTAATTAGTGTAAAAAAAGGAAACAATGTTTCTACTGTTGAAACTCATGGAAGAGTTGGTATTGAAGTTGCAAATGGACAAGTTATATTAACTAGAAATGGTGATACAAAAGAGTCTTCTGCATTTTGGGGAACTTATAGAGCATTAACTGCAAACGCAATTAATGGTTTACACGAAGGATTCACTAAATCTTTAGAAATCAACGGGGTTGGATATAGAGCAACATTAAAAGGTGATATTTTAGAGTTAGCATTAGGTTACTCTCATCCAATCAACTATGAAATCCCAAAAGGATTAGAAATCACTGTTGAAAAAAATATAGTTAGTGTAAAAGGTGCGGACAAACAACAAGTTGGTCAGGCTGCTGCAATTATTAGAGGCTTTAGAAAACCAGAACCTTACAAAGGTAAAGGTGTTAAATATACTGATGAGAAAATCATCAGAAAAGCCGGAAAAACTTCTAAGAAGTAA
- the rplR gene encoding 50S ribosomal protein L18 — protein MSREKDLAKKVALRIKRKKRVRGNIFGTAEKPRVSIFKSNRYVSAQAINDVEGVTLAAVSSKTMGLNVNKENAGKVAAQLAENLKAAGIESVVYDRNGYLYHGVVAAFADGLRANGIKL, from the coding sequence ATGAGTAGAGAAAAAGATTTAGCAAAAAAAGTTGCTTTAAGAATCAAAAGAAAAAAAAGAGTTAGAGGTAACATTTTTGGTACGGCTGAAAAACCAAGAGTATCAATTTTTAAATCTAACAGATACGTTAGTGCACAAGCTATTAATGATGTTGAAGGTGTAACTTTAGCAGCAGTTAGCTCTAAAACTATGGGTTTAAATGTAAATAAAGAAAATGCTGGAAAAGTTGCAGCACAACTTGCAGAAAATCTAAAAGCAGCTGGTATTGAATCAGTAGTTTATGATAGAAACGGTTATCTTTATCATGGTGTTGTAGCAGCATTTGCCGACGGATTAAGAGCAAATGGTATTAAATTATAA
- the rpsE gene encoding 30S ribosomal protein S5, with the protein MAVNREDFQEAIVKIGRVTKVVKGGRRFRFTALVVVGDKNGTVGFGTGKAKEVPDAIKKALDDAFKSLVTVSIKGTTIAHDIEHKYNASKILLRPASEGTGLIAGGAARPVLELSGVKDIIAKSLGSNNPNNLVQATVEALAKIKG; encoded by the coding sequence ATGGCAGTAAATAGAGAAGACTTTCAAGAAGCAATCGTTAAGATCGGTAGAGTAACAAAAGTTGTAAAAGGTGGAAGAAGATTCAGATTTACAGCTTTAGTTGTTGTTGGAGATAAAAACGGTACAGTAGGATTTGGAACAGGTAAAGCAAAAGAGGTTCCTGATGCAATTAAAAAAGCGTTAGATGATGCGTTTAAAAGCTTAGTTACTGTTTCTATTAAAGGAACTACAATAGCACATGATATTGAACATAAATATAATGCAAGTAAAATTTTATTAAGACCAGCATCTGAGGGTACTGGGCTAATCGCTGGAGGAGCTGCTAGACCTGTTCTTGAGCTTTCTGGTGTTAAAGATATTATTGCAAAATCTTTAGGTTCAAATAATCCTAACAACCTTGTACAAGCTACTGTTGAAGCACTAGCTAAGATAAAAGGATAA
- the secY gene encoding preprotein translocase subunit SecY, with translation MSKDLINKILITLGFIFLYRLLAYVPVPGVNIDVVKEFFDSNAHNALGLVNMFSGNAVERLSIISLGIMPYITASIIMELLAATFPALGKMKKERDGMQKYMQIIRYTTIVITLIQSIGVSVGLNSLTGQGGQGAISIDMNTFIAVSAISMLTGTMLLMWIGEQITQKGIGNGISLIIFAGIVSAIPGAIGGTIDLVNNGQMNFLTVIGILVVILTTVGAIIYVELGERRVPVSYSRKVMMQNQKRRVMNYIPIKVNLSGVIPAIFASAILMFPATVLQGSQNKYLVMIADYLNPNSYTFNLFMFLFVVFFAFFYASITFNAKDISENLKKQGGFIPGVRPGASTADFLNEVAGRLTFWGAIYMGLISTLPWLIVKAMGVPFYFGGVSVLIVVQVAIDTMRKIEAQQYMNKYQTLSAVGL, from the coding sequence ATGAGTAAAGATCTAATAAATAAGATTCTTATTACATTAGGCTTTATTTTTCTTTACAGACTACTGGCATATGTGCCAGTACCTGGAGTTAATATAGATGTAGTTAAAGAATTTTTTGACTCAAATGCACATAATGCATTAGGTCTTGTAAATATGTTTAGTGGAAATGCAGTTGAAAGACTAAGTATTATTTCACTAGGAATTATGCCTTACATTACTGCTTCTATTATTATGGAACTTCTAGCAGCAACTTTCCCAGCACTTGGTAAAATGAAAAAAGAAAGAGATGGTATGCAAAAATATATGCAAATCATCAGATATACAACTATCGTAATCACATTAATTCAATCAATTGGTGTTTCTGTTGGTCTTAATTCATTAACTGGACAAGGTGGACAAGGTGCAATTTCTATTGATATGAATACTTTTATTGCAGTTTCTGCAATTTCAATGTTAACTGGAACTATGCTTTTAATGTGGATTGGTGAACAAATCACTCAAAAAGGTATAGGAAATGGTATTTCATTAATTATCTTTGCTGGTATCGTTTCAGCAATTCCTGGTGCTATTGGTGGAACAATTGACTTAGTAAATAATGGTCAAATGAACTTCTTAACAGTAATTGGAATTTTAGTTGTTATTTTAACAACAGTTGGAGCTATTATTTATGTTGAATTAGGTGAGAGAAGAGTTCCTGTTTCATATTCTAGAAAAGTTATGATGCAGAATCAAAAAAGAAGAGTTATGAATTATATTCCTATTAAAGTAAATTTAAGTGGAGTAATTCCTGCAATTTTTGCAAGTGCTATTTTGATGTTCCCTGCAACAGTTTTACAAGGAAGTCAAAATAAATATCTAGTTATGATTGCTGATTATCTTAATCCAAATTCATATACATTTAATTTATTTATGTTTTTATTTGTTGTTTTCTTTGCATTTTTCTATGCTTCAATAACATTTAATGCAAAAGATATTTCAGAAAATTTAAAAAAACAAGGTGGATTTATTCCAGGTGTTAGACCAGGAGCAAGTACAGCTGATTTCTTAAATGAAGTTGCAGGTAGATTGACTTTTTGGGGTGCAATTTACATGGGACTAATTTCGACATTGCCTTGGCTTATCGTAAAAGCTATGGGAGTACCTTTTTATTTTGGAGGGGTTTCTGTTTTAATCGTTGTTCAAGTTGCAATTGATACTATGAGAAAAATAGAAGCACAACAATATATGAATAAATATCAAACATTAAGTGCAGTTGGGCTTTAA
- a CDS encoding chemotaxis protein CheW: MLNETISYKGITIKRELYPIIKYIEDVDKYKDELGTLSSSWDMLALLGQLGDINIDIGKTKENFLNLTSTLLNHLSFQQIKKVTQEMRFKSQVTIDVLIRNLFERTADIGFLATDDDIRLFLENFVSKYDENSLVIKQEIQKKFKEYVSKYSVYFDIVLFDVHGKIVVRLNEDINLEKVDTSFIQKVLNTSDDYIESYKYHDFLPQYKKSLVYSYKVTKSNDSGSKDLGVLALCFRFTDEMNAIFGNLVDTKNKECLTILDEDGYVIASSDKEHINLGVKLPIVLNENYKIVSYAGRDYIAKTCETNGYQGFYGLKWYGHIMIPLEYAFLSDELNSLVVDENIINSMMENEQHFSKELKEVFYNSKTIQDNLIRVIWNGNIVQSKLNSTNREFSRALLNEIGITGNKANSSLDNLNQTIISSILKDCEFLSSLAIDIMDRNLYERANDCRWWALNSYFKEALDDYSTISEKKEEISSILKYINDLYTVYSNLIIFDKNGKIIAVSNEKEQYLIGKILTQDWIEKTLTLKDTSKYCVSKFEKTNLYENESTYIYCSAIRSFKDDNDVVGGIAIVFDSSAQFYTMLDEILPKDIYGNKQKGVYAFFTDKNKQIIATTSTNFEVNSYLDIDDSFFKLKNGQNLSRIIEFRGNYYAVGVKCSSGYREYKSAVDDYKNDVLSFVFILIGKANSNVILSHSKTKFLTSQKREFIGETIELATFYLGKRLLAVNSKNVIESIGIEELQESIEMDKKNHFKGMVLHKNKLISVLDIRDFVNEEIEDGTLKNIILVEYDKDNVEHCVGLLVSSLETICTVEEKSIQHIQNHFLGSGTLIESLVDIKDSEDSKIAMLLNIKKLDDNFTKRV, translated from the coding sequence ATGTTAAACGAAACTATAAGTTATAAAGGTATAACTATAAAAAGAGAGTTATATCCAATTATAAAATATATTGAAGATGTAGATAAATATAAAGACGAATTGGGAACTTTAAGTTCTTCTTGGGATATGTTAGCACTTTTAGGACAACTTGGTGATATAAACATAGATATAGGAAAAACAAAAGAGAACTTTTTAAATCTAACTTCAACTTTATTAAATCACTTAAGTTTTCAACAAATAAAAAAAGTAACTCAAGAGATGAGATTTAAGTCACAAGTTACTATTGATGTATTGATTAGAAACTTATTTGAAAGAACAGCTGATATAGGATTTTTAGCAACCGATGATGATATTAGACTATTTTTAGAAAACTTTGTGTCAAAATATGATGAAAATAGTCTAGTTATAAAACAAGAAATTCAAAAAAAATTCAAAGAATATGTCTCAAAATATTCTGTCTATTTTGATATTGTTTTATTTGATGTTCATGGAAAAATAGTTGTAAGATTGAATGAAGATATAAATTTAGAAAAAGTTGATACTTCATTTATTCAAAAAGTTTTAAATACAAGTGATGATTACATCGAAAGTTATAAATATCATGATTTCCTTCCTCAATATAAAAAATCATTAGTTTATTCATATAAAGTAACAAAATCAAATGATTCAGGAAGCAAAGATTTAGGAGTTTTAGCTCTTTGTTTTAGATTTACAGATGAAATGAATGCAATTTTTGGAAATTTAGTAGATACTAAAAATAAAGAGTGTTTAACAATACTAGATGAAGATGGTTATGTAATAGCAAGTAGTGATAAAGAACATATAAATTTAGGAGTAAAACTTCCTATAGTTTTAAATGAAAACTATAAAATTGTATCTTATGCAGGACGAGACTATATTGCTAAAACTTGTGAGACAAATGGTTATCAAGGGTTTTATGGGCTTAAGTGGTATGGACATATTATGATACCTCTTGAATATGCTTTTTTAAGTGATGAACTTAATAGTTTGGTTGTTGATGAAAATATTATAAATTCTATGATGGAGAATGAACAACATTTTTCAAAAGAGTTAAAAGAAGTTTTTTATAATAGTAAAACAATTCAAGATAACTTAATAAGAGTTATTTGGAATGGTAATATTGTTCAAAGTAAATTAAACTCAACAAATAGAGAGTTTTCAAGAGCTTTATTAAATGAAATAGGTATTACAGGAAATAAAGCAAATTCTTCTTTGGATAATTTAAATCAAACTATTATCTCATCTATACTAAAGGATTGTGAATTTTTATCTTCACTTGCTATTGATATTATGGATAGAAATCTTTATGAAAGAGCAAATGATTGTAGATGGTGGGCTTTAAACTCTTATTTTAAAGAAGCTTTAGATGATTATTCAACTATTAGTGAAAAAAAAGAAGAAATAAGTTCTATTTTAAAATATATAAATGATTTATATACAGTCTATTCAAATCTAATAATTTTTGACAAAAATGGAAAAATTATTGCTGTTTCAAATGAAAAAGAGCAGTATCTTATTGGAAAAATTTTAACTCAAGATTGGATAGAAAAAACTTTAACTTTAAAAGATACTTCAAAATATTGTGTTTCAAAATTTGAGAAAACAAATCTTTATGAAAATGAATCAACTTATATATATTGTAGTGCGATACGTTCTTTTAAAGATGATAATGATGTTGTAGGAGGAATTGCTATTGTTTTTGATTCTTCTGCACAATTTTATACAATGCTTGATGAGATTTTACCAAAAGATATTTATGGAAATAAACAAAAAGGAGTTTATGCTTTTTTCACTGATAAAAATAAACAAATTATCGCTACAACAAGTACAAACTTTGAAGTAAATTCATATTTGGATATTGATGACTCATTTTTTAAATTGAAAAATGGTCAAAACTTAAGTCGTATTATAGAGTTTCGTGGGAATTATTATGCTGTTGGAGTAAAATGTTCAAGTGGATATAGAGAGTATAAAAGTGCAGTTGATGATTATAAAAATGATGTTTTATCTTTTGTATTTATACTTATTGGAAAAGCAAATTCAAATGTTATTTTATCTCACTCAAAAACAAAATTTTTAACTTCTCAAAAAAGAGAATTTATAGGAGAAACTATTGAATTAGCAACTTTTTATTTAGGTAAAAGATTGCTTGCAGTAAATTCAAAAAATGTAATAGAATCTATTGGAATAGAAGAACTTCAAGAATCAATAGAAATGGATAAGAAAAATCACTTTAAAGGAATGGTTTTACATAAAAATAAACTAATTTCTGTTTTAGATATAAGAGACTTTGTAAATGAAGAGATAGAAGATGGAACTCTTAAAAATATAATATTAGTAGAATATGATAAAGATAATGTTGAACATTGTGTGGGGCTTTTAGTATCATCACTTGAAACTATTTGTACAGTTGAAGAAAAATCAATTCAACATATTCAAAATCACTTTTTAGGAAGTGGAACATTGATTGAAAGTCTTGTAGATATAAAAGATAGTGAAGATTCAAAAATTGCAATGCTTTTAAATATTAAAAAGTTAGATGATAACTTCACAAAAAGGGTTTAA
- a CDS encoding uracil-DNA glycosylase, with protein MTKSVKNQVLRYLYNLKSFGFSYHESFDIFSKEIKNFKLPNDIKELKNSVEHCYLCELCKVRKNVLFGYGNINSKIMFICDEPTKSEDELGSFYVGNSGELLSKMIENVLNIKKEDVYITTLVKCKSLNGATNSSFDTCNDYLLKQIELIKPKLIVSLGEKTYSYLMKNGDNFFQIRGKMLNFNSIALIAVYSPTFLLRNPSLKKDAYYDMLKIKSFMEELN; from the coding sequence ATGACAAAATCAGTTAAGAATCAAGTTTTAAGATATTTATATAATTTAAAATCATTTGGATTTTCATACCATGAATCTTTTGATATTTTTTCTAAAGAGATAAAAAATTTCAAATTACCAAATGACATAAAAGAGTTGAAAAATAGTGTAGAACACTGTTATTTATGTGAACTTTGTAAGGTAAGAAAAAATGTTCTTTTTGGATATGGGAATATAAATTCAAAAATTATGTTTATTTGTGATGAACCTACAAAAAGCGAAGATGAATTAGGCTCTTTTTATGTTGGAAATAGTGGTGAACTATTATCTAAAATGATAGAAAATGTGCTAAATATTAAAAAAGAGGATGTTTATATAACTACTTTGGTAAAATGTAAAAGCTTAAATGGGGCTACAAATTCAAGTTTTGATACTTGTAACGATTATTTACTCAAACAAATTGAATTAATCAAACCTAAATTAATAGTTAGTTTAGGTGAAAAAACTTATTCTTATTTAATGAAAAATGGTGATAATTTTTTTCAAATTAGAGGTAAAATGCTAAATTTTAATTCAATTGCATTAATAGCAGTATATTCACCAACATTTTTATTAAGAAATCCTTCTTTAAAAAAAGATGCTTATTATGATATGTTAAAAATTAAAAGTTTTATGGAGGAGTTAAATTGA
- the map gene encoding type I methionyl aminopeptidase, which produces MAIPLRKPNEIEKLRVANVAVAKTLNYLRDNVKAGMTLKEVDAMGEKFIRDLGARPAFKGLYGFPNAICTSLNEVIIHGIPSDVVLKEGDILGLDIGTEVDGWYGDSAITMPIGKISKEDEALIACSKDSLYYAIDIIREGMRFKELSKKIEDFIVARGYQPLVRFCGHGIGKKPHEEPEIPNYLENGDTKSGPKIKNGMVFCIEPMICCKDRNPVILKNGWDVVSADGLRGSHYEHTVAVIDGRAVILSNSEN; this is translated from the coding sequence ATGGCAATTCCATTGAGAAAACCAAATGAGATTGAAAAACTTCGTGTAGCAAATGTTGCTGTTGCAAAAACATTAAACTATTTAAGAGATAATGTAAAAGCAGGAATGACTTTAAAAGAAGTTGATGCAATGGGAGAAAAGTTTATAAGAGATTTAGGTGCAAGACCTGCATTTAAAGGTTTATATGGTTTTCCTAATGCTATTTGTACTTCTTTAAATGAAGTTATAATACACGGAATTCCAAGTGATGTTGTCTTAAAAGAAGGTGATATCCTTGGACTTGATATTGGTACAGAGGTTGACGGTTGGTATGGTGATAGTGCTATTACTATGCCAATTGGTAAAATTTCAAAAGAAGATGAAGCTTTAATTGCTTGTTCGAAAGACTCTTTATATTATGCAATTGATATTATAAGAGAAGGCATGAGATTTAAAGAGTTATCTAAAAAAATCGAAGACTTTATTGTTGCTCGAGGATATCAACCACTAGTTAGATTTTGTGGTCATGGTATTGGTAAAAAACCACATGAAGAGCCAGAAATTCCAAATTATTTAGAAAATGGAGATACAAAATCTGGACCAAAAATTAAAAATGGAATGGTATTTTGTATAGAACCAATGATTTGTTGTAAAGACAGAAATCCTGTTATTCTAAAAAATGGTTGGGATGTTGTCTCAGCTGATGGTTTAAGAGGTAGTCATTATGAACATACAGTTGCTGTTATTGATGGTAGAGCTGTTATTTTAAGTAATTCGGAAAATTAA
- the aspS gene encoding aspartate--tRNA ligase, which translates to MRTHYCTDVTEKLIGQTVTVAGWVNSRRDHGGIIFIDLRDKSGLVQLVADPQDCKDALAIAETVRDEFVLIATGKVRARGEGLENPNLITGKIEIILENLVIENRSRPMPFDINDEKVNDEIKLRNRFLELRSKKSFDIFQLRSKATIQARNTLDELGFLDVETPILTKSTPEGARDYLVPSRVHAGEFYALPQSPQLFKQLLMVAGFDKYFQIAKCFRDEDLRADRQPEFTQIDVEMSFCNQEDVIKVAEKLIYDIFTKCGKNVPSTFRRMKYSEAMEKYGSDKPDLRFDMPLVDVIDIFANSTNEIFAEIAKDKKNNRIKALKCKNGDNIFSKRQMKSFEDYVRKFGAKGLGYFQMKEDGLKGPLTKFFSEADLEEIIKVTELEVGDVVFFGAGAKKVVWDYMGRFRLFLANEMNIVPKDAYEFLWVIDFPMFEVEDGRTKALHHPFTMPNVEKYDLDNIEDLEEIESIAYDIVLNGTELGGGSIRIHKEEIQSKVFKLMGISQEEAKEKFGFLLDALSYGAPSHGGFALGLDRMIMLLAGTDSIRDVIAFPKTQKAQCLLTQAPSAVDEEQLKELSIRIRKTVVDS; encoded by the coding sequence TTGAGAACACATTATTGTACAGATGTTACTGAAAAACTTATTGGTCAAACTGTTACTGTTGCTGGTTGGGTAAATAGTAGACGGGACCATGGTGGAATTATATTTATAGATTTAAGAGATAAAAGTGGATTAGTTCAATTAGTTGCCGATCCACAAGATTGTAAAGATGCTTTAGCTATTGCAGAAACTGTTAGAGATGAGTTTGTTTTAATAGCAACAGGAAAAGTGCGAGCAAGAGGAGAAGGATTAGAAAATCCAAATTTAATTACAGGAAAAATTGAAATAATTTTAGAAAACCTTGTAATTGAAAATAGATCAAGACCAATGCCTTTTGATATAAATGATGAAAAAGTAAATGATGAAATAAAATTGAGAAATAGATTTTTAGAATTAAGAAGCAAAAAATCATTTGATATTTTCCAATTAAGAAGTAAAGCAACTATTCAAGCAAGAAATACACTTGATGAATTAGGTTTTTTAGATGTTGAAACTCCAATTTTAACAAAATCTACTCCAGAAGGAGCAAGAGATTATTTAGTTCCTTCAAGAGTTCATGCTGGTGAATTTTATGCACTTCCTCAATCACCACAATTATTTAAACAACTTTTAATGGTTGCAGGATTTGATAAGTACTTCCAAATAGCAAAATGTTTTAGAGATGAAGATTTAAGAGCAGATAGACAACCTGAGTTTACACAAATAGATGTTGAAATGTCATTTTGTAATCAAGAAGATGTTATAAAAGTTGCTGAAAAATTAATCTATGATATTTTTACAAAATGTGGAAAAAATGTTCCTTCAACATTTAGAAGAATGAAATATAGTGAAGCTATGGAAAAATATGGTTCTGATAAACCAGATTTAAGATTTGATATGCCTCTTGTTGATGTTATTGATATTTTTGCGAACTCAACAAATGAAATTTTTGCTGAAATTGCAAAAGATAAAAAGAATAATAGAATAAAAGCTTTAAAATGTAAAAATGGAGATAACATCTTCTCAAAAAGACAAATGAAAAGCTTTGAAGATTATGTAAGAAAATTTGGAGCTAAAGGTTTAGGTTATTTCCAAATGAAAGAAGATGGATTAAAAGGTCCATTAACTAAATTCTTTAGTGAAGCTGATTTAGAAGAGATTATCAAAGTTACAGAACTTGAAGTTGGTGATGTTGTATTCTTTGGCGCAGGAGCTAAAAAAGTAGTTTGGGATTATATGGGAAGATTTAGATTGTTCTTAGCAAATGAGATGAATATTGTTCCAAAAGATGCTTATGAATTTTTATGGGTTATTGATTTCCCAATGTTTGAAGTTGAAGATGGAAGAACTAAAGCACTTCACCATCCATTTACAATGCCAAATGTTGAAAAATATGATTTAGATAATATTGAAGATTTAGAAGAGATTGAATCAATAGCTTATGATATTGTTTTAAATGGAACAGAACTTGGTGGTGGAAGTATAAGAATCCACAAAGAAGAGATTCAATCAAAAGTATTTAAACTAATGGGAATTAGCCAAGAAGAAGCAAAAGAGAAATTTGGATTCTTACTTGACGCACTTTCTTATGGTGCTCCAAGTCATGGTGGTTTTGCATTAGGATTAGATAGAATGATTATGCTTTTAGCTGGAACTGATTCAATCAGAGATGTTATAGCATTCCCTAAAACTCAAAAAGCTCAATGTTTACTAACTCAAGCTCCTTCAGCTGTTGATGAAGAACAATTAAAAGAGTTAAGTATAAGAATAAGAAAAACAGTAGTAGATAGCTAA
- the infA gene encoding translation initiation factor IF-1: MAKDDVIVVDGKVIEALPNAMFRVELDNGHVVLCHISGKMRMHYIKILPNDTVKVEITPYSLDKGRITHRYK, from the coding sequence GTGGCAAAAGATGATGTAATCGTAGTTGATGGTAAAGTAATAGAAGCTTTGCCTAATGCAATGTTTCGAGTAGAGTTAGATAATGGGCATGTAGTTTTATGTCATATCTCAGGAAAAATGAGAATGCACTACATTAAAATTTTACCTAACGATACTGTAAAAGTAGAAATTACACCTTATTCATTAGATAAAGGTAGAATTACTCACAGATACAAATAG
- the rplO gene encoding 50S ribosomal protein L15, translated as MVLDNLQPAAGSTKNVKRIGRGQGSGTGKTAGKGNKGQKARSGYNVKRGFEGGQQPLARRLPKIGFTSRTVKPYSINVDRITQISTLDEITLDSIKSVYKLSKSVEKVKLIGTTAKNLVAKIKDENVTTTGK; from the coding sequence ATGGTATTAGATAACTTACAACCAGCTGCTGGTAGTACAAAAAACGTAAAAAGAATCGGTAGAGGTCAAGGAAGCGGTACAGGTAAAACTGCTGGAAAAGGTAACAAAGGTCAAAAAGCAAGATCTGGTTATAACGTAAAAAGAGGGTTTGAAGGTGGTCAACAACCATTAGCTAGAAGACTTCCAAAAATTGGATTTACTTCAAGAACAGTAAAACCTTATTCAATTAATGTTGATAGAATAACTCAAATTTCAACTTTAGATGAAATTACATTAGATTCAATTAAATCTGTGTATAAATTATCAAAATCTGTTGAAAAAGTTAAATTAATTGGAACAACTGCAAAAAATTTAGTAGCTAAGATTAAAGACGAAAACGTTACAACTACTGGAAAATAA